Proteins from a genomic interval of Quercus robur chromosome 9, dhQueRobu3.1, whole genome shotgun sequence:
- the LOC126699833 gene encoding probable disease resistance protein At5g66900: MFDIPNYNILVTSRTALPGFSFTYYLNPLNDDHATMLLHHSASLQHESSNIPVEAINKIVRGCGGFPLALEVIGRLLDENPVEAWCSIAKNWSNSHYIFNSNSNLLDCLRKSLELSDHEVIFKECFIDLGSFPEDQRIPVSALIDMWPLSSSLGTNYCNVLKDASEINKYYNEDYVTQHDLLRELAIFESCQGPERQRQRLIMDISRNTLPSWCTEQAQQPINARLLLISIDESFSSTWCNIQAPKVEVLVLNFQTNNYSLPAFVDKMDNLKVLIITNYGFFPTELRNFQLLKSLPNLKTIRLEKASIPSLCKAPILLKSLKKISLFMCNIAQAFGNCTIQVLDALPNLMEINIDYCNDLVESLQEKCLLATKNFREMASGDDGTERWCVVIGGRGFAARHLVEKLISYNMFLVRIADMGPTINLDPHEENGTLGQALRSAQAVQSARRGMGTKNGVDACIELKVKRLIYTSSPGVHGILDADESVPYLAKCRAVQTYSMTRPTRDTTGTDPKPADPTYSSGRRQIFFTRNPAVPCLIFSQLGQAITTEKMLECYLRRYSHKICFSNNKYDGLREPYTLANNLLRQYLNFCEGILPSLVLFFCSELPAVLCDVILLKILIITNCHQLSTLSKEIGKLVNLEVLRFRSCIDLSELPESITSLKKSKSITDLKSLRLLDIFDCLSIRHLPKEIGELRKLEEIHMKGCLSLRNELPPSTTNLEQLKLVICDEERAKLWEPIKEVLTNLEVKVAEKDINLTWLLKP; encoded by the exons atgtttgatattCCAAATTACAATATTCTGGTGACCTCAAGAACTGCACTTCCAGGATTTAGCTTTACATATTACTTAAATCCGTTAAATGATGACCATGCAACGATGCTGCTTCATCACTCAGCATCTCTGCAACATGAGAGTTCTAACATTCCTGTTGAAGCCATCAACAAG ATAGTGAGAGGTTGTGGTGGGTTCCCACTGGCGCTTGAAGTTATTGGTAGATTACTCGATGAGAACCCTGTTGAGGCCTGGTGCAGTATAGCTAAGAATTGGTCTAATAGTCATTATATTTTCaattctaattctaatttgcTTGATTGTCTTCGAAAAAGCCTAGAACTTTCAGATCACGAGGTCATCTTCAAAGAATGTTTCATTGATCTAGGTTCATTTCCTGAAGACCAAAGGATCCCTGTTTCTGCCCTTATTGATATGTGG CCTCTTTCTTCAT CCTTAGGTACAAATTATTGTAATGTCCT GAAAGATGCAAGTGAGATCAACAAATATTACAATGAAGACTATGTCACACAACATGATCTTCTTAGAGAGCTAGCTATATTTGAAAGCTGCCAGGGGCCAGAAAGACAAAGGCAAAGATTGATTATGGACATAAGTAGAAACACTCTACCAAGTTGGTGCACAGAACAGGCTCAGCAACCCATCAATGCTCGCTTGTTATTAATCTCAATTG ATGAATCATTCTCGTCAACTTGGTGCAACATTCAAGCACCCAAAGTTGAGGTTCTAGTTCTGaacttccaaacaaataattacaGCTTACCTGCGTTTGTGGATAAAATGGATAATCTCAAGGTTTTGATCATCACCAATTATGGTTTCTTTCCTACTGAATTAAGAAATTTTCAACTACTCAAGTCTCTACCCAATTTAAAGACAATCAGATTGGAGAAGGCTTCAATCCCTTCCCTTTGCAAGGCCCCTATATTGTTGAAGAGTTTGAAGAAAATATCCTTGTTCATGTGTAATATTGCTCAGGCTTTTGGGAATTGTACTATCCAAGTTTTAGATGCATTGCCAAATCTAATGGAGATAAACATTGACTATTGTAATGATCTTGTGgaatcactacaagaaaaatgcCTATTAGCGACCAAGAACTTT AGAGAAATGGCATCTGGGGATGATGGCACTGAGAGATGGTGCGTGGTGATAGGAGGTCGTGGTTTTGCTGCTCGTCATTTGGTTGAAAAGCTCATCTCATATAACATGTTCCTCGTCCGAATTGCAgatatgggtcccaccattaaCCTTGACCCTCATGAGGAGAATGGAACTCTCGGCCAAGCCTTGCGCTCTGCTCAAGCT GTACAGAGTGCTAGGCGCGGGATGG GGACCAAGAATGGTGTTGATGCTTGTATTGAGCTTAAAGTGAAGAGACTGATCTATACTAGCTCTCCTGGGGTTCATGGCATTTTGGATGCGGATGAATCAGTGCCCTACCTGGCTAAG TGTAGGGCTGTCCAAACATATTCGATGACCCGACCCACCAGAGACACGACCGGAACTGATCCGAAACCAGCCGACCCGACCTACTCCAGTGGTCGGCGGCAGATTTTCTTCACCAGAAATCCGGCAG TTCCATGTTTGATATTCTCTCAACTTGGTCAAGCTATCACCACTGAGAAAATGCTTGAATG CTATTTACGAAGGTACAGTCACAAAATCTGTTTTAGCAACAACAAATATGACGGCCTTCGAGAGCCATATACTCTCGCTAATAACCTTTTGCgacaatatttgaatttttgcgAGGGCATTTTACCATCGCTAGTActctttttttgtagtgaattGCCTGCAGTGTTGTGTGATGTTATCCTCCTAAAAATACTCATTATCACCAATTGTCATCAACTGTCTACACTTTCCAAAGAGATTGGAAAGCTAGTGAATTTAGAAGTGCTCAGGTTTAGGTCTTGTATTGATTTATCTGAGTTGCCAGAATCTATCACAAGCCTTAAAAAGTCTAAATCTATCACAGACCTTAAAAGCTTAAGACTTCTCGACATATTCGATTGCCTAAGCATTAGACACTTGCCAAAAGAGATTGGTGAGTTACGTAAATTAGAGGAGATCCACATGAAAGGGTGCTTGAGCTTGCGTAATGAGTTGCCACCATCAACCACAAATCTTGAGCAATTGAAGCTTGTGATATGTGATGAAGAGAGGGCTAAGCTTTGGGAGCCTATCAAGGAAGTTCTTACCAATCTAGAGGTCAAGGTGGCTGAAAAAGATATCAACTTGACTTGGCTTCTCAAACCATGA